Proteins from a single region of Neodiprion virginianus isolate iyNeoVirg1 chromosome 4, iyNeoVirg1.1, whole genome shotgun sequence:
- the LOC124304156 gene encoding hairy/enhancer-of-split related with YRPW motif-like protein isoform X1 — protein MMETQHYWEENSAHSMQVKYESLDGRSCKDEIYRMGLGNGYCEGNLNFATASEDDEVYTKKKVSRQDPMSHRIIEKRRRDRMNNCLADLSRLIPAEYLKKGRGRVEKTEIIEMAIRHMKYLQGVRQDVRPTVATVHSHTDDSVDSVSHSATASSAADHYRLGFQECLSETMHFLVDVEGFFARDSLCVQLISHLQQHCDKMLAASDRLGLPHPEMPASNGTGNGVFLHTSIPASCPPNSHSDQGSSSGVSSLGDPERPLRPIIPAPTIVSDDSNHSTHSHSNALPAVSRPTNYKFKSSIKQRFSAERVKSHTPPTPEKAHGVPIFALHEAGAFYIPLTVEAELLRPHLTFTPDTGPEMVLHPVTISVNFNHSAPPAWSHHSPTHQQT, from the exons TCTCGATGGAAGATCGTGTAAGGACGAGATTTATAGAATGGGCCTTGGGAACGGTTACTGCGAAGGAAACTTGAACTTTGCCACCGCCTCCGAGGACGATGAAGTTTACACAAAGAAAAAGGTCTCCAGA CAAGATCCAATGTCTCACAGGATCATCGAGAAGCGTAGAAGGGATCGTATGAACAATTGTTTAGCCGATCTTAGCCGCCTCATACCTGCCGAGTACCTTAAAAAGGGACGAGGCAGAGTTGAGAAAACTGAAATCATCGAGATGGCCATCAGACACATGAAGTATCTGCAGGGTGTAAGACaag ACGTCAGACCGACCGTAGCCACGGTCCATTCGCACACCGACGACAGCGTCGACAGCGTTTCGCACTCTGCGACGGCTTCCTCGGCAGCTGACCACTACAGACTGGGCTTCCAGGAGTGTCTGAGCGAGACGATGCACTTCCTTGTTGACGTCGAGGGTTTCTTCGCCAGGGATTCCCTCTGCGTTCAGCTGATAAGCCACCTACAACAGCACTGCGACAAAATGTTGGCAGCAA GTGACAGACTGGGCCTTCCGCACCCGGAAATGCCGGCATCTAACGGCACCGGAAACGGGGTTTTCCTTCACACCAGCATCCCGGCGAGCTGTCCGCCCAACAGCCACTCGGATCAGGGTTCGAGTTCGGGGGTGAGTTCCCTCGGTGATCCGGAGCGTCCGTTGCGCCCGATTATTCCGGCCCCGACGATCGTCAGCGACGACAGCAACCACAGCACCCATTCTCACAGCAACGCGTTGCCGGCGGTGTCTAGGCCGACGAATTACAAGTTCAAGAGTTCGATAAAGCAGCGATTCTCCGCGGAGAGGGTCAAGTCCCACACCCCGCCCACCCCGGAGAAGGCCCACGGGGTGCCGATTTTCGCCCTTCACGAAGCCGGCGCCTTTTACATTCCCCTGACCGTCGAGGCCGAGCTCCTCAGGCCCCATCTCACCTTCACTCCGGACACCGGGCCCGAAATGGTTCTTCATCCGGTGACAATATCGGTAAACTTCAACCACTCAGCCCCTCCGGCGTGGTCGCATCACAGTCCGACGCATCAGCAAACCTGA
- the LOC124304156 gene encoding hairy/enhancer-of-split related with YRPW motif protein 1 isoform X2 has protein sequence MVTNSISGNCRDISDNYYVVDDYNVDNILNVQFYASPTSSDRLSQSQPRKRRCMNKEQDPMSHRIIEKRRRDRMNNCLADLSRLIPAEYLKKGRGRVEKTEIIEMAIRHMKYLQGVRQDVRPTVATVHSHTDDSVDSVSHSATASSAADHYRLGFQECLSETMHFLVDVEGFFARDSLCVQLISHLQQHCDKMLAASDRLGLPHPEMPASNGTGNGVFLHTSIPASCPPNSHSDQGSSSGVSSLGDPERPLRPIIPAPTIVSDDSNHSTHSHSNALPAVSRPTNYKFKSSIKQRFSAERVKSHTPPTPEKAHGVPIFALHEAGAFYIPLTVEAELLRPHLTFTPDTGPEMVLHPVTISVNFNHSAPPAWSHHSPTHQQT, from the exons ATGGTGACAAACAGTATTTCGGGAAACTGCAGGGACATCAGTGATAATTATTATGTCGTCGATGATTACAATGTTGACAATATTTTGAACGTGCAGTTTTACGCGTCTCCGACATCGAGTGATCGACTATCTCAATCACAGCCGAGGAAAAGACGGTGCATGAACAAAGAG CAAGATCCAATGTCTCACAGGATCATCGAGAAGCGTAGAAGGGATCGTATGAACAATTGTTTAGCCGATCTTAGCCGCCTCATACCTGCCGAGTACCTTAAAAAGGGACGAGGCAGAGTTGAGAAAACTGAAATCATCGAGATGGCCATCAGACACATGAAGTATCTGCAGGGTGTAAGACaag ACGTCAGACCGACCGTAGCCACGGTCCATTCGCACACCGACGACAGCGTCGACAGCGTTTCGCACTCTGCGACGGCTTCCTCGGCAGCTGACCACTACAGACTGGGCTTCCAGGAGTGTCTGAGCGAGACGATGCACTTCCTTGTTGACGTCGAGGGTTTCTTCGCCAGGGATTCCCTCTGCGTTCAGCTGATAAGCCACCTACAACAGCACTGCGACAAAATGTTGGCAGCAA GTGACAGACTGGGCCTTCCGCACCCGGAAATGCCGGCATCTAACGGCACCGGAAACGGGGTTTTCCTTCACACCAGCATCCCGGCGAGCTGTCCGCCCAACAGCCACTCGGATCAGGGTTCGAGTTCGGGGGTGAGTTCCCTCGGTGATCCGGAGCGTCCGTTGCGCCCGATTATTCCGGCCCCGACGATCGTCAGCGACGACAGCAACCACAGCACCCATTCTCACAGCAACGCGTTGCCGGCGGTGTCTAGGCCGACGAATTACAAGTTCAAGAGTTCGATAAAGCAGCGATTCTCCGCGGAGAGGGTCAAGTCCCACACCCCGCCCACCCCGGAGAAGGCCCACGGGGTGCCGATTTTCGCCCTTCACGAAGCCGGCGCCTTTTACATTCCCCTGACCGTCGAGGCCGAGCTCCTCAGGCCCCATCTCACCTTCACTCCGGACACCGGGCCCGAAATGGTTCTTCATCCGGTGACAATATCGGTAAACTTCAACCACTCAGCCCCTCCGGCGTGGTCGCATCACAGTCCGACGCATCAGCAAACCTGA
- the LOC124304156 gene encoding transcription factor cwo isoform X3 produces the protein MSHRIIEKRRRDRMNNCLADLSRLIPAEYLKKGRGRVEKTEIIEMAIRHMKYLQGVRQDVRPTVATVHSHTDDSVDSVSHSATASSAADHYRLGFQECLSETMHFLVDVEGFFARDSLCVQLISHLQQHCDKMLAASDRLGLPHPEMPASNGTGNGVFLHTSIPASCPPNSHSDQGSSSGVSSLGDPERPLRPIIPAPTIVSDDSNHSTHSHSNALPAVSRPTNYKFKSSIKQRFSAERVKSHTPPTPEKAHGVPIFALHEAGAFYIPLTVEAELLRPHLTFTPDTGPEMVLHPVTISVNFNHSAPPAWSHHSPTHQQT, from the exons ATGTCTCACAGGATCATCGAGAAGCGTAGAAGGGATCGTATGAACAATTGTTTAGCCGATCTTAGCCGCCTCATACCTGCCGAGTACCTTAAAAAGGGACGAGGCAGAGTTGAGAAAACTGAAATCATCGAGATGGCCATCAGACACATGAAGTATCTGCAGGGTGTAAGACaag ACGTCAGACCGACCGTAGCCACGGTCCATTCGCACACCGACGACAGCGTCGACAGCGTTTCGCACTCTGCGACGGCTTCCTCGGCAGCTGACCACTACAGACTGGGCTTCCAGGAGTGTCTGAGCGAGACGATGCACTTCCTTGTTGACGTCGAGGGTTTCTTCGCCAGGGATTCCCTCTGCGTTCAGCTGATAAGCCACCTACAACAGCACTGCGACAAAATGTTGGCAGCAA GTGACAGACTGGGCCTTCCGCACCCGGAAATGCCGGCATCTAACGGCACCGGAAACGGGGTTTTCCTTCACACCAGCATCCCGGCGAGCTGTCCGCCCAACAGCCACTCGGATCAGGGTTCGAGTTCGGGGGTGAGTTCCCTCGGTGATCCGGAGCGTCCGTTGCGCCCGATTATTCCGGCCCCGACGATCGTCAGCGACGACAGCAACCACAGCACCCATTCTCACAGCAACGCGTTGCCGGCGGTGTCTAGGCCGACGAATTACAAGTTCAAGAGTTCGATAAAGCAGCGATTCTCCGCGGAGAGGGTCAAGTCCCACACCCCGCCCACCCCGGAGAAGGCCCACGGGGTGCCGATTTTCGCCCTTCACGAAGCCGGCGCCTTTTACATTCCCCTGACCGTCGAGGCCGAGCTCCTCAGGCCCCATCTCACCTTCACTCCGGACACCGGGCCCGAAATGGTTCTTCATCCGGTGACAATATCGGTAAACTTCAACCACTCAGCCCCTCCGGCGTGGTCGCATCACAGTCCGACGCATCAGCAAACCTGA
- the LOC124304154 gene encoding elongation factor 1-alpha — protein sequence MGKEKIHINIVVIGHVDSGKSTTTGHLIYKCGGIDKRTIEKFEKEAQEMGKGSFKYAWVLDKLKAERERGITIDIALWKFETAKYYVTIIDAPGHRDFIKNMITGTSQADCAVLIVAAGTGEFEAGISKNGQTREHALLAFTLGVKQLIVGVNKMDSTEPPYSESRFEEIKKEVSSYIKKIGYYPASVAFVPISGWHGDNMLEPSPKMPWYKGWKVERKDGNADGKCLIEALDAILPPSRPTDKALRLPLQDVYKIGGIGTVPVGRVETGILKPGMLVTFAPAALTTEVKSVEMHHEALTEALPGDNVGFNVKNISVKELRRGYVAGDSKNSPPRGAADFTAQVIVLNHPGQISNGYTPVLDCHTAHIACKFAEIKEKCDRRTGKTTEENPKSIKSGDAAIVMLQPSKPMCVEAFQEFPPLGRFAVRDMRQTVAVGVIKSVNFKDTQGKVTKAAEKAQKKK from the exons ATGGGCAAGGAGAAGATCCACATAAACATCGTGGTGATCGGGCACGTGGACTCCGGTAAATCAACGACCACCGGCCACCTGATATACAAATGCGGGGGAATCGACAAGCGGACGATCGAGAAGTTCGAAAAGGAGGCCCAGGAGATGGGCAAGGGTTCGTTCAAGTACGCCTGGGTCCTGGACAAGCTCAAGGCGGAGCGGGAGCGGGGAATAACGATCGACATAGCTCTCTGGAAGTTCGAGACGGCCAAGTACTACGTGACGATAATAGACGCGCCCGGTCACCGTGACTTCATAAAGAACATGATAACCGGGACAAGTCAGGCGGACTGCGCGGTGCTGATAGTGGCGGCAGGGACCGGGGAATTCGAGGCCGGGATATCGAAGAACGGACAGACGCGGGAACACGCCCTCCTGGCCTTCACCCTGGGGGTGAAACAGCTGATCGTGGGTGTGAACAAGATGGACTCGACGGAGCCGCCGTACTCGGAGAGCCGGTTCGAGGAGATCAAGAAGGAGGTATCCTCCTACATAAAGAAGATCGGCTACTACCCGGCCTCCGTTGCCTTTGTACCGATCTCCGGTTGGCACGGGGACAACATGCTCGAACCCTCGCCGAAGATGCCCTGGTACAAGGGGTGGAAGGTAGAGAGGAAGGACGGCAACGCCGACGGCAAGTGTCTGATCGAGGCTCTCGACGCCATCCTGCCGCCGTCGAGGCCGACGGACAAGGCGCTCCGACTTCCGCTCCAGGACGTCTACAAGATCGGCGGCATCGGAACCGTCCCCGTCGGCAGGGTGGAGACTGGGATCCTGAAGCCGGGTATGCTGGTCACCTTTGCCCCCGCGGCCCTGACGACAGAGGTAAAATCCGTCGAGATGCACCACGAGGCTCTGACCGAGGCTCTGCCCGGCGACAACGTCGGATTCAACGTCAAGAACATATCCGTCAAGGAGCTTCGCCGAGGATACGTTGCCGGGGATTCAAAGAACTCGCCGCCGCGCGGCGCGGCTGATTTTACCGCTCAAGTAATCGTCCTCAATCATCCGGGACAGATCAGCAACGGTTACACCCCCGTTCTCGACTGCCACACAGCTCATATCGCTTGCAAGTTCGCCGAGATCAAGGAGAAGTGCGACCGCAGGACCGGCAAAACTACCGAGGAAAATCCTAAGAGCATCAAAAGCGGCGACGCCGCCATCGTCATGCTGCAACCCAGCAAGCCGATGTGCGTCGAAGCTTTTCAGGAGTTTCCACCCCTCGGACGCTTCGCTGTACGCGACATGCGCCAAACTGTTGCCGTCGGAGTAATCAAG AGCGTCAACTTCAAGGACACTCAGGGGAAGGTAACAAAGGCCGCGGAGAAGGCCCAGAAGAAAAAGTAA